From Glycine soja cultivar W05 chromosome 4, ASM419377v2, whole genome shotgun sequence, the proteins below share one genomic window:
- the LOC114410269 gene encoding RNA-binding protein 1-like isoform X2 → MSDAYWRYAAESRQAPSSIAGKRSRSDYDVSGVHDLPGYFPHDDDRGGLRVIRDTESLDASYERYLRSAQVSSYGSGQSTRTISGRIPNRAIDDSHVANIGGIDRGTNAKDKMLGLSSGRTDHSLPPDATSTLFVEGLPPNCTRREVAHIFRPFVGYKEVRLVSKESRQPGGDPLVLCFVDFLSPAHAATAMEALQGYKFDELDRNSVNLRFQFARYPGARSGGVHRGKR, encoded by the exons ATGTCTGACGCTTATTGGAGATACGCCGCCGAATCCCGGCAGGCCCCCTCTTCCATCGCCGGCAAGCGCTCTCGTTCCGACTACG atGTTTCTGGCGTTCACGACTTGCCCGGTTACTTTCCCCATGACGATGATAGAGGAGGGCTCCGAGTAATTAGAGATACTGAATCCCTTGATGCATCTTATGAGCGTTACCTCCGTAGTGCG CAAGTTTCATCATATGGTTCGGGACAGTCTACTAGAACCATTAGTGGGAGAATTCCCAATCGTGCTATTGATGATTCACATGTTGCAAATATTGGGGGAATAGACAGAGGAACAAATGCAAAAGACAAAATGCTGGGATTAAGTAGTGGAAGGACTGACCATTCTCTTCCACCTGATGCTACCAGTACACTGTTTGTGGagggcttgcctcccaactgtACAAGACGGGAAGTAGCTC ATATTTTTCGACCTTTTGTTGGCTACAAAGAAGTCAGACTTGTTAGCAAGGAATCGAGACAA CCTGGGGGTGATCCACTAGTACTTTGTTTTGTCGATTTTTTGAGTCCTGCTCATGCAGCAACTGCCATGGAAGCATTGCAGG GTTACAAATTTGATGAGCTTGACCGCAACTCTGTCAATTTAAGGTTTCAATTTGCTCGCTATCCTGGTGCAAGGTCAGGTGGCGTGCATCGTGGCAAGCGTTGA